One genomic segment of Candidatus Baltobacteraceae bacterium includes these proteins:
- a CDS encoding WbqC family protein translates to MTSVAVIQPYFVPYAGYFRLFTAADAVVLFDCVQFPRRGWVHRNRFATSTGEPAWLTLPLQKAEREVAIADLRFTPDAPARLEAQVCRFPTLESARKQQHPLLARLLGVGESGDVTEYLVDLIRDVVAILGIERPMLRSSRMSLPNDLRGQDRVIAAVKAAGGNRYVNPSGGRELYDHASFAESGVELGFLSPYGGSYASVLTRLIEEPPDQLGAEIRRETVVTP, encoded by the coding sequence GTGACCAGCGTCGCGGTCATTCAGCCGTACTTCGTCCCATATGCCGGTTACTTTCGCCTCTTCACCGCCGCAGACGCGGTCGTTCTGTTCGATTGCGTGCAGTTTCCGCGTCGAGGCTGGGTTCATCGCAACCGTTTTGCGACCAGCACCGGAGAACCGGCATGGCTAACGCTGCCGCTCCAAAAGGCCGAGCGCGAAGTCGCGATCGCCGATCTTCGGTTTACGCCGGACGCGCCGGCGCGTTTGGAAGCCCAGGTTTGCCGCTTCCCTACGTTGGAGAGCGCCCGCAAACAGCAGCATCCCCTGCTTGCGCGACTCCTGGGCGTGGGCGAGTCGGGCGACGTTACGGAGTACCTCGTGGATCTTATCCGCGACGTCGTCGCGATTTTGGGCATCGAGCGCCCGATGCTGCGATCGAGTCGTATGAGCCTTCCCAACGACCTGCGCGGTCAAGATCGCGTCATCGCCGCCGTCAAAGCCGCAGGCGGAAACCGGTACGTCAATCCTTCGGGCGGTCGCGAACTCTACGACCATGCGTCGTTTGCCGAATCAGGCGTCGAGCTGGGATTCCTTTCGCCGTACGGTGGAAGCTATGCGAGCGTTCTTACTCGTCTGATCGAAGAACCGCCCGATCAACTCGGCGCGGAAATCCGGCGCGAAACGGTGGTTACGCCGTGA